The Amycolatopsis sp. DG1A-15b genome window below encodes:
- a CDS encoding PPOX class F420-dependent oxidoreductase: protein MLDTDVRRVLATTAIGHLATVLPDGAPHSVPVWVAEEGDRIAILTCPDSRKARNLRRDPRVALSLTPPDNPFEPVIIRGRVAEWIEGDAAWEIVDRIATKYIGGPYTREQQRVVALIEVEWQSAGTR, encoded by the coding sequence ATGCTCGACACCGACGTCCGCCGCGTCCTCGCCACCACCGCGATCGGGCACCTCGCCACCGTCCTGCCCGACGGCGCGCCCCACTCGGTCCCGGTCTGGGTCGCCGAGGAGGGCGACCGCATCGCCATCCTGACCTGCCCGGACTCGCGCAAAGCCCGCAACCTGCGGCGTGACCCGCGCGTCGCGCTCTCGCTGACCCCGCCGGACAACCCGTTCGAACCCGTGATCATCCGCGGCCGGGTGGCCGAGTGGATCGAGGGTGACGCCGCCTGGGAGATCGTCGACCGGATCGCGACGAAGTACATCGGCGGGCCGTACACGCGGGAGCAGCAGCGGGTTGTCGCGCTCATCGAGGTCGAGTGGCAGAGCGCCGGCACGCGCTGA
- a CDS encoding MarR family winged helix-turn-helix transcriptional regulator, which produces MRSHRAETFTRVIDAVFACNGGFLAAGDALTGPVGLTAAQWQVLGFLEDGPATAAEVARRRGLRRQSVQETVNRLLRNGMLDRLPNPADARAPMLSLTRRARTAMRALGEAQVEWAEEVAAEVPPADLETTLRTLQRLRGVVAQPRLR; this is translated from the coding sequence ATGCGGTCGCATCGAGCCGAGACGTTCACCCGCGTGATCGACGCGGTCTTCGCGTGCAACGGCGGCTTCCTCGCCGCGGGCGACGCGCTGACCGGGCCGGTCGGGCTGACCGCCGCGCAGTGGCAGGTCCTCGGCTTCCTCGAGGACGGCCCGGCGACCGCCGCCGAGGTGGCGCGCCGCCGCGGGCTGCGCCGCCAGAGCGTGCAGGAGACGGTGAACCGCCTGCTGCGCAACGGAATGCTGGACCGCCTGCCGAACCCGGCCGACGCGCGGGCGCCGATGCTGTCGCTGACGCGGCGGGCCCGCACGGCGATGCGGGCCTTGGGAGAGGCGCAGGTCGAGTGGGCGGAGGAGGTGGCGGCCGAGGTGCCGCCGGCGGACCTGGAGACGACGCTGCGCACGCTCCAGCGGCTGCGCGGCGTGGTGGCCCAGCCGCGCTTGCGGTGA
- a CDS encoding DUF1579 family protein, with translation MDMPRLGPAHDALKAFVGDWTGTEELAASPWAPASTARADCEYRLALNGFAVVQHYRQRRDDGAEFLGHNVFTADPATGETLWYGFDSYGFPPESPARGTWTGATLTLEKQTARGVARHRLTPGGGTLTHEIDVRMGENPEYSPFLRARYTRKDQ, from the coding sequence ATGGACATGCCCCGCCTCGGTCCCGCGCACGACGCGCTGAAGGCGTTCGTCGGCGACTGGACCGGCACGGAGGAGCTCGCCGCTTCGCCGTGGGCACCGGCCTCGACCGCGCGTGCCGACTGCGAATACCGCTTGGCCCTCAACGGTTTCGCCGTGGTCCAGCACTACCGGCAGCGCCGCGACGACGGGGCGGAGTTCCTCGGCCACAACGTCTTCACCGCCGATCCGGCCACCGGCGAGACGCTCTGGTACGGCTTCGACAGCTACGGCTTCCCGCCCGAGTCGCCCGCCCGCGGGACCTGGACCGGCGCGACGCTGACGCTGGAGAAGCAGACCGCGCGCGGGGTGGCCCGGCACCGGCTCACGCCCGGAGGCGGGACGCTGACGCACGAAATCGACGTCCGGATGGGTGAAAACCCGGAGTACAGCCCGTTTTTGCGCGCGCGGTACACCCGGAAGGACCAGTAG
- a CDS encoding ABC transporter ATP-binding protein, giving the protein MSGTAEPPPLIGVENVKMPEWARVDERVAAAGFGQAVRALPTAISVVLRLAWRTSPRLTLLAAVVHVVSGCVTAFGLLATANVFTALLEQGPTPERVLQSLPAIAVVTGSYAARAVLDAAVAAVEGALRPRVTAAADDAVTAAVVRVGLIAFEDADFRELARQGARFGVRAIETSLRRLADLTSSVISLAAAMITAGLLNPWLAPVLLLAAAADGWAAARVAKLNYRHFLDTVGRNIRKSVVEEVATWRSMALERHALTLQEPLLGEYRRISRSLTREEIRLAHRSNLVRTSGRAAAGFGTAVAYLVLGWLLYSGGMELALAGTAVLAMRTASTALSNTMRAVNSLYEDSFYIGFYNQLLAESRKRQPPPTSVTAPADPAEIRLDGVTFTYPGRRTPALRDVSVTIRRGEVVALVGENGSGKTTLGKLLTGLYPPDEGTVHWDDVDLTRADPASVHANIAVIAQEPAEWPMTAANNITVGRLGRPDPDRQAWREAVDYSGADEVISSLPAKEHTVLSKKFDEGHDLSGGQWQRMGIARGIYRDASVLVADEPTAALDARAEARVFAGLQHASRSDRGRRTTVLVTHRLANIRSADRILVLEKGKLIEEGTHDELIRAGGLYHELYEIQARAYRNGQP; this is encoded by the coding sequence GTGTCCGGAACCGCCGAGCCGCCCCCGCTGATCGGGGTCGAGAACGTCAAGATGCCCGAGTGGGCCCGCGTCGACGAACGCGTGGCCGCCGCGGGCTTCGGCCAGGCCGTGCGCGCGCTGCCCACCGCGATCTCGGTCGTGCTGCGGCTGGCGTGGCGGACGTCGCCGCGGCTGACACTGCTGGCCGCCGTCGTGCACGTGGTGTCCGGCTGCGTCACGGCGTTCGGCCTGCTCGCCACCGCGAACGTCTTCACCGCGCTGCTCGAACAGGGCCCGACCCCGGAACGCGTGCTGCAGTCGTTGCCGGCGATCGCGGTCGTCACCGGGTCGTACGCGGCGCGGGCGGTGCTGGACGCGGCCGTCGCCGCCGTCGAAGGCGCGCTCCGGCCCCGGGTCACCGCGGCGGCGGACGACGCGGTGACGGCCGCGGTCGTGCGCGTCGGGCTGATCGCGTTCGAGGACGCGGACTTCCGGGAACTGGCGCGGCAGGGCGCCCGGTTCGGCGTGCGGGCCATCGAGACGAGCCTGCGGCGGCTGGCCGACCTGACGTCCTCGGTGATCTCGCTGGCGGCGGCGATGATCACGGCCGGGCTGCTCAACCCGTGGCTGGCCCCGGTCCTGCTGCTCGCGGCGGCGGCCGACGGCTGGGCCGCCGCGCGCGTCGCGAAGCTGAACTACCGGCACTTCCTCGACACCGTCGGGCGCAACATCCGCAAGTCGGTCGTCGAAGAGGTCGCCACCTGGCGCTCGATGGCCCTCGAACGGCACGCCCTGACGCTGCAGGAGCCGTTGCTGGGTGAGTACCGGCGCATCTCGCGCAGCCTCACGCGAGAGGAGATCCGGCTGGCGCACCGGAGCAACCTGGTGCGCACCAGCGGGCGGGCGGCGGCCGGCTTCGGCACCGCCGTCGCCTACCTGGTGCTCGGCTGGCTGCTCTACTCCGGCGGGATGGAGCTGGCGCTGGCCGGCACGGCGGTGCTGGCGATGCGCACGGCGTCGACGGCGCTGTCCAACACCATGCGCGCGGTCAATTCGCTGTACGAAGACTCCTTCTACATCGGGTTCTACAACCAGCTGCTCGCGGAATCCCGGAAGCGGCAACCGCCGCCGACGTCGGTGACCGCGCCCGCCGACCCGGCCGAGATCCGGCTGGACGGCGTCACGTTCACCTACCCGGGCCGGCGCACCCCGGCGCTGCGGGACGTCTCGGTGACGATCCGGCGCGGCGAGGTGGTCGCGCTGGTCGGTGAGAACGGTTCGGGCAAGACCACCCTCGGCAAGCTGCTCACCGGGCTCTACCCGCCGGACGAGGGCACGGTCCACTGGGACGACGTCGACCTGACGCGGGCGGACCCGGCATCGGTGCACGCGAACATCGCGGTGATCGCGCAGGAACCGGCGGAGTGGCCGATGACGGCGGCGAACAACATCACGGTCGGCCGCCTCGGCCGGCCGGACCCGGACAGGCAGGCGTGGCGCGAAGCGGTCGACTACTCGGGCGCGGACGAGGTGATCAGCTCCCTGCCCGCCAAGGAGCACACGGTCCTGTCGAAGAAGTTCGACGAGGGCCACGACCTTTCCGGCGGCCAGTGGCAGCGCATGGGCATCGCCCGCGGCATCTACCGGGACGCCTCGGTTCTGGTGGCCGACGAACCGACAGCGGCGCTCGACGCCCGCGCCGAAGCCCGCGTGTTCGCCGGGCTCCAGCACGCGAGCCGCTCGGACCGCGGCCGCCGCACGACGGTGCTGGTGACCCACCGGCTGGCCAACATCCGCTCGGCGGACCGGATCCTGGTGCTGGAGAAGGGAAAACTGATCGAGGAAGGCACCCACGACGAGCTGATCCGCGCGGGCGGCCTCTACCACGAGCTGTACGAGATCCAAGCCCGTGCCTACCGCAACGGACAGCCATGA
- a CDS encoding fumarylacetoacetate hydrolase family protein, protein MLGTVSERAPLSADWPELDVDTAYAIQDEALRQRRARGETLIGVKLGLTSRAKQQRMGIDAPLLAWLTDAMVLPAGAPVPHDALIHPRAEPELVFVLGRRLAGPGVTAATALSAVDRVYGGIEVIDSRYADYRFTLPDAVADNGSSAYFSVGPVGLPPSSLDLSLEAALLEVDGQIVDTATGAAVQGHPAEALALAANSLAARGLALEPGWLVLTGGMTDAVPVRPGSRLAAHFSHLGSLTLAT, encoded by the coding sequence CTGCTGGGGACGGTCTCGGAGCGTGCGCCGCTCTCGGCTGACTGGCCGGAACTGGACGTCGACACGGCGTACGCGATCCAGGACGAGGCCCTGCGGCAGCGCCGGGCCCGCGGCGAGACGCTGATCGGGGTGAAGCTGGGCCTGACGTCCCGGGCCAAGCAGCAGCGGATGGGCATCGACGCGCCGCTGCTGGCCTGGCTGACCGACGCGATGGTGCTGCCGGCGGGCGCACCGGTGCCGCACGACGCGCTGATCCACCCGCGCGCGGAGCCGGAGCTGGTCTTCGTGCTGGGCCGCCGGCTGGCGGGCCCGGGCGTGACGGCGGCGACGGCGCTGTCCGCGGTCGACCGCGTGTACGGCGGCATCGAGGTGATCGACAGCCGGTACGCGGACTACCGGTTCACGCTCCCGGACGCCGTCGCGGACAACGGCTCGTCGGCGTACTTCAGCGTGGGCCCGGTGGGGCTGCCGCCTTCTTCGCTGGACCTCTCCTTGGAGGCCGCGCTGCTCGAGGTCGACGGCCAGATCGTCGACACGGCAACGGGCGCGGCGGTCCAGGGCCACCCGGCGGAAGCCCTGGCCCTGGCGGCGAACAGCCTCGCGGCACGGGGCCTGGCCCTGGAACCGGGTTGGCTGGTCCTGACCGGCGGCATGACGGACGCGGTCCCGGTCCGCCCCGGCTCCCGCCTCGCCGCCCACTTCTCCCACCTGGGCTCCCTCACCCTGGCCACCTGA